Below is a window of Roseivirga misakiensis DNA.
TTTCTACAACTACATTAACTAGGCCGTCTACCGTTTTGGGTTCGTAGTCTGTCAGGTAGTTAACTTTGGATTTACGGTCTTGCTCAGGGCTAATGGTACAAGAAATAAGCACGAAGGTGAGGAGAAAGAGTAACGAGCAGTTAGTTAAAAGTTTGCGCATAGGACAATTTTGATCTAATGATCGTGAATTATTGCCATGACAGCCCGCTTTTTATATGAAGCAATTGTTAAAAATATTCTAACTTATTCAGAATGATTCAGAACCCGATTTACATTTTAGCCACGCTGAGCTTCTTGATTTTTGCCAGTGAATGGCTTTGTAAGTACACTAAGCTTAAGCATTTGAGTAGCTCGCTTTTAGTGATTTTGCTGGGTGCTTTGTTTGCGAATTTGGGGTTGATACCATCGGCGTCCAATGCCAGCCCAGTTTACGATTCAATATTTCAATACGTCGCGCCGGCGAGTATCTTTTTTCTACTGCTTGGTGTAAGCCTAACTGAACTCAAAAAGGCGGGAATGCCTATGCTTATTGCGTTTTCTTTAGGTGCTTTGGGTACCATGGTCGGCGTGTTGGTCGCATTACAACTGATCGATTATCAAACCGTATTTGGAACAAATTATCCCCCGATAGCTGGCATGATGACCGGAACTTATACAGGGGGAAGTGCCAATTTTAATGCAATCGCACTTGAATATGGTATGGTTAAGGAAGGAGCGGTTTTTACAGGGATAGTCGTAGCTGATAATATCATGACTACAATTTGGATGCTAGTAACCCTGAGTTTACCCATGGTGATGAGGAAAATTAGGAACAACCCGGAAGTGTTAAGTAAGACTAGCTATCGAGAAGAAACTCATTCCGATGAAGAAAAGCTTTCACCGTTAAATTTAGGTTTACTGATCGCCTTAGCGCTTGGTACCATGTTAATTTCAGATATATTATCCGATTGGACAACGGAGCAGGGTTTTTCTATTCCATCGATTTTAATTCTCACTACGCTGGCCTTAGTTCTGGCTCAAACCAAGTTTATCCAAAAAATTTCAGGTGCCAAGCTTTTGGGCATGTACTCGGTATATCTCTTTTTAGTAGTGGTTGGAGCATTTTGTGAGTTGACTGCATTGGCGGCTGTCGGCGTAAATGCAATAGATATACTCGTATTTACAGGCGCGATTGTTTTAGTACATGGTATGATTATTATCGTTTGTGGACTTGTATTCAAATTGGATTGGTCGATCGTGGCGATCGCTTCGCAGGCAAATATCGGTGGATCAAGTACGGCTTTAGCCTTAGCAAAAAGTTTTAAAAGAATGGACTTGGTGTTGCCTGCTATTCTGGCTGGAGCTTTAGGGACGGGTTTGGGTACTTATTTAGGATTTCTGGTAGTCAGTTTGGTCTAACGATCTATTCGATAATCTCGAATATTATACGAAAACCCAACCAACTTTGGGCACCTGTGTAACTAGTAAGCATTTTGAAATTTTTTCCTTCGTCCTTCTTAAACCAACTACCACCCATTGCCTCTCCATCAGTAGAGGTCATTTCGGAAACATTAGAGAATAAATTGTAAAAGCCCAGTTTCTCGTCTTTATCCGCATAGATATCTTTAATCAACTCGCTCTTGCCCATGATCCGATTTTTTGAAAACTTGAAAGCTTTTCTATTGGTATTGGCAATCTTCGAAAGCCGTTTCATCATGGCTTTTTCTTGAACCAAAAACCTCATTCGAGACCATTCATTAGCAGTCGGTAGTCTAAATTCAAATTTTTTGGGAAAAGCAGCGCGTTCTCTTTTACTCATTTGAGCCAGTTCCACTTTGAACATTTCAGTTCGCCATTCACAATAAAGTATAGCCTGAGCTTTACTTATCCCTACCATTGGCATCAGAGCAAACTGATCTGAATTGATGAACCGCTCTTCTAGCTTTTCTTTGTCAATGGAAGGAAAAAGATTGGTCCACGTACCGTAATCTGGCTGGGCCGCTTTGAATTCAGTAGAATTCATGCCTTTTTCCTCAGCTACCCAAGCCAAGAAATCTTTATACATAAAGGCAGGAGTTTCCGAAATGCCAATACAAATGCGCTGGTTTATTGGTAAAGTGTTCGCGGCACAGTTATAACTCGGCAAATCCTGTTGTCCCATGGCATCGTTATAGATAAAGACACCTAAAAACAGAGTCAGACCGATTATGAAATGCAGTTTTTTCATTTGATTGAGGTAATCGGGTTGAATTTAGTGCATTTCATGCAGAGATAAAACTTGGTATTAAGCGGGCTCAAAAAGAGCACAAACTGCGCCAGCAGGGTCCTCAATGTAGCAAGTTCTTCCATAAGAGCCCATTGATTTTATTTCGGTCAAAAGTTTCCCGCCTTTTTCTTCTACAGCCGCTACACTTTTTTCAAGGTCGGGAACATTTATGTAGATGATCCATTGAGATGGTATGTCGGCATTCGGTCCCGTTTTATGACAAACTCCTGCTTTCGGCTCCCCGTTTGCCGTCATATTATAGTCATTATAATCGCCCATCGATACCGGTTCAGGTTTCCATCCGGTTACCGCTGCATAAAAATCCTTGACGTTTTCTGCTCCTGGAACAGTCAGGTCTATCCAGCCGATCGTTCCATAAATTGCCTCTTTGTTCTTGTCCATCTTTTTATTTTAAAGCTAAGCGGCGTATCATAAAATAGGGTCATACTAAAGTATGATTTACCAATCCATTCGCTTTTTTAGATTCACAACATGCGCCAAATGGTGGTTTCCATGCCAGGCATACATCCCCACTACTTCCCTTAAAATATACACCTTCCCATCTTCAGGGTGTACATATGTTTTTTCTAAATCTGTATCAGTCAGTTTTTTCATCAAGACAACCCAACGTGCATGAATATGATCTAGCATGCCTAAAGAACTTTCGATAGGGACTTCCTTTTGATAGCTGAGATTAGCCCAAGCCTTTTCATCATAAGCTTTAATGGTAGGGTTGTCTTCAGTCAGTGCCCAATGAAATCTACAATAGCTACCTATGTGGCTGTCGGGTAGGTGATGAATTACCTGTCTGACGGTCCACCCACCAGGGCGATAAGGCGTGTCTAGTTGATCGTTGCTCAGCCCTGTTATAGTAGCGCTGAATTTAGCTGGGAGTTCAGCTATCTCCTGAATCCAAGAGTCAATTTGAGCTTGATCTATATTTTTTGGGGCTACAAATGGACCTATCGGGTAACTAAGGTTTCCTGTCATTTTTTGATTCTTTATGGTACGTTTTCTCCTTTTGAAGCCACCCATAGTTCAAACCACTGTTGCGTAGTTAAGTCTATATTCAGGGCATTTACTGCCGATTGAACTCTTTCTATTTTTCCACTACCCACAATCGGAATAATATTAGATGGGTGCTTTAAAAGCCAGGCGTACATGATTTGGTCGATACTCACGCCAAATTGATCAGATATTTTATGGAGAACGTTTTTGATCGTAAGGAAACGATGTGTTTCTCCTTTAAAGATTGAGCCACCTGCCAAAGGAGACCATGCCATAGGTGGGATTCCTATTTCTTGACACAAGCTAATGGCACCATTTTCGAATTCTTGTAAAGCGGCCACCGAAATTTCTACTTGATTAGTGACCAATGGGAAATCCATGTGCGCTTGTAATGCATCGAACTGATGCGGCAGGTAGTTGGATACGCCGAATTCTAAAACTTTCCCTTCAGCCCTGAGTTTTGCGAAAGCCTCTGCCATTTCCTCCGGATTGCTGAGTGGGCTTGGCCTGTGGATAAGAAGAACATCAATGTTGTCTCGCTTCAGTTTGGTGAGTGAATTCTCAACAGAAGCAATGATGTGGTCATAACTTGTGTCGTAATGTTGAATGTAATGTTCTGGTTTTTGGTTTGACCTTAACTTGATACCACATTTTGTCACAACTTTTATATTCTGATTTAGCGCCGCCGATTGGCTCATGGCATTGCCAAACATTTCTTCGACCATATAGTCACCATATATATCCGCATGATCGAAGGTGTCTATCCCCAATTCTATGCATTTTTCGACAAATTCGACGATTTGGTTAGGTGAAAGATTCCATTCTGGCAAACGCCACATACCGTGAACTATAGCCGAAATGCTGACTTTATCGCTGAGTTTTACTTGCTCCATTGTATTTCTTTATTGTCCCCATAAAATTGAAAGAACCATTCGAATTTTGGTACTGATAAAAGTTTTTTATTTTTACATGTTGCGCAAAGTCGTATACTGAACCGAAAAAACCATATTACTGAATGAATAATTTTAAAGTACATACCTTAAATGGAAGACGCGCCTATTACGCAAAACTTGGAAGACGTTGGATAGTAGAGGAAGGGGATGATACTTACGAGTTTCGGAATATTGAGGAAATGATCAAGACATATCCGGATTTACTCGAAATTGACAGTGTGAAAATGTCTTATGAAAGAAGACTGGCGGCTAAAAGGGAAGTAAGACCAGAGCCTCCTGTAAGACATACGGAAGTTTTTTCTAAAACTGTTACTTGCTACTACTGCTCAGGTAAAGGCAATGTTTATGAAGGTATTATGTGCCCTAACTGTGACGGTTCGGGTTCCTTTACAGTCAACACCAAAGGCTTGGGTTAATAGCATCTATGAGCGCAGACATACAAGTTTACCACAACCCTAGGTGTACGAAAAGTCGTCAAGCAATTCAATTGCTTGAAGAAAAGGGAGTCGAATTTGAAATCATTGAATATTTAAAGCAACTGCCCACCGTTGAAGAACTAAAGGCTGTGATCGCTAAACTTGGAATTACTCCTTTCGATTTAATCCGAAAGGGGGAAGCCATCTACAAATCGGATTTCAAAGGCAAAACATTATCAGATGACGATTGGGTTCAAGCAATGATCGACCATCCTAAGTTGATTGAAAGACCGATTGTAATAAAGGGTAATAAGGCAGTGATTGGTCGGCCTACCGAGGCTGTTGAAACGCTGCTATAAATAGCATTAGTACCCCAGAATATTCAACATATTTTCATGAGTTTGCTCTTCGGCAAATACACGTGTTTCTAGTTCACCTTTTTCATTTTTGTCAATTAAGACATGTTTAGGGGCTGGAATCAGGCAATGTTGAATACCACCATAACCGCCCAAAGACTCTTGATAAGCACCGGTGTGGAAAAAACCGACATATAGATTTTCGTCTTCCTCGATTAATGGCATAAACAACTCTGACGAATGGGCTTCAGAATTATAGTAATCCATACTATCACAGGTAAGACCACCCATATTGATCTTTTGAAAAGGGTGATCCCATTTATTGATAGCGAGTAATATGAACTTCTGATTTGTACCCCATGAATCAGGCAGACTTGTGATAAAAGAGCCATCAACCATGTACCAAAGCTCCTTGTCGTTCTGTAACTTTTGATCTAGCACGGAATAGATAATCGCGCCGCTCTCACCTACGGTAAATGAGCCAAATTCAGTAATGATATTTGGCATGTCGACATTGTTTTTATTACAAATCCACTTGATGTTCTGTATGATCTGATCCACCATATATGGGTAGTCGTACTCAAAAGTCATGGATGTTTTTATCGGAAAGCCACCGCCAATGTCAATGGTATCTAGCTCTGGGCAAATCTTTTTCAATTCGCAGTACTTATACATAAAGCGACTCAATTCGCTCCAGTAATACGCCGAATCCTTAATACCGGTATTAATGAAAAAATGAAGCATTTTCAACTTCGCATGAGTTCCTTCAATTTCCTCTTTATACAGCTTGTTGATATCGCTATATCGTATGCCAAGCCTAGAAGTATAGAATTCAAAATTTGGTTCTTCATCTGCGGCAACCCGAATACCAATTTGAAAGTCTTTGTCAATCCGAGATTTGTACTCTTCTAACTCATTGAGGTTGTCTAGAATAGGGATACAGTTTGTAAACCCGCTATTTACCAATTCAACCAAATATTGAATATATAGTGGCCTTTTAAATCCGTTACAAATGATCATAAGATCCTTGTCCACCTTTCCCTTTGCATGTAAACTCTTAACAATCTGTAGGTCAAAGGCAGAGGACGTTTCTATCTGACAATCATTGTCCAAAACCTCGTCAAGAACAAACTCAAAATGAGACGATTTTGTGCAATAGCAATAGGTGTAATCACCTTTGTATTGATGTTTTGCCATGGCATCGGCAAACCACTTTTTTGCATTGTTAATGTTCTCGGCAATCTTCGGTAGGTAGGAAATTTTTAAAGGTGTTCCATGTTCCTTAATAATATCCTTAAGAGATATTCCGTGGAATTCTAGATACTTTCCATTGACTTTAAACTCTTCTGTTGGGAATCCGAAAGTCTGATCTATTAGGTCGAAATAGCTTTTCAATGTTAATCAAGTAGGCTAATTGCTAGGCAAATATTGTAACAAATTTTGAATTGTAGATGCCTTGTCATTCGAAAAATGTTCGAAGTATAAAACCCCATCATTTGACTGGAAATGAAGTCTTCGATTTTTTTCCGTTTTTACTGACGAAAAGCAATATCTTGCAATCGATTGAACTGTTAGTTGAAGCACATAGCCTTTAAAGCCATAATCATTAATTACCATCTATGAGAAAGATTAGATTAGTAGAGGTCAGATCAGAGTTAGCCGCAGGAACCAGAGGTGCTAGTATGGGTATAGATGCCTTAAAAATAGCTAGTATTAAAAGGCAGTCCAGTTTCTTTATGCGATTTGAACCTGTAAGTGTAAAGGATGAAAATCAACTATTATTTGGCGATCCACAATTTCCCTATGCAAAATATGGTGACGGAGTCTATACGATGCTCAATCGGGTTTGTGACACGATTACAGAATTAAGGAAAGACGCTCTTTTTCCAATAGTATTGGCCGGCGATCATTCTACTGCCGCGGGTACTATTTGCGGTATTAAGCAAGCCGACCCTGACAAACGATTAGGCGTAATTTGGATCGATGCCCATGCCGACTTCCACACGCCGTACACCACGCCTTCTGGAAATATGCATGGTATGCCATTGGCCATGGTTTCTGCTTTAGATAATGAAGCTTGCGAATCCAATGATGTGGAGGAGGAAACAGAGGCGCTCTGGGAACGAATAAAGCAAATAGGAGGTAGAGGACCCAAAATCTCTCCTTCAGATGTTGTCTTTATCGGTGTTCGAGATACCGAACCAGCCGAGGATCATTTGATGGATCAGTTTGGAATTAGAAATTTTAAAACAGACGAATTAAGATCAAAAGGAGTAGAAGCCATTGCTGTGGAAGCATTAGCCTTGTTAAAAGACTGTGAGCAGATTTACATTTCTTTTGACGTAGACAGTCTCGATACATCAATTTCCACTGGTACAGGAACTCCAGTGGCGAATGGACTTTCAAAAGATGAGGCTTTTGAGCTAAATAGAGCACTTATAAAAGATAAAAGAGTTTGTTGTTGGGAAATTGTTGAGGTGAACCCAACTTTGGACACTGAAAACAGGATGGCCGAGAACGCTTTTGATATTCTTGAAGCCACAACTGATTCTTTGATCAAGAATTTCTAATTAATGGAACAACATATAGTCGAAGGTATTTCGGCAGCGCTCCAAACGCTGTACAATCACGAATTGCCTGCTAGTGAAATAAGCCTTCAACCGACGCGCAAGGAATTTGAGGGAACATACACTTTTGTAACATTTCCTTTTGCTAGGTTTTCAAAGAAAAGCCCAGAAGAAACAGGAAATGACATCGGTAGCTACCTTCTAGAGCATACGAAAGAAGTTTCTGCTTTTAACACAGTAAAAGGGTTCCTGAATATTTCAGTTTCGGAAGCCTCTCAAATTGGTCGATTTGCCGAGATATTTAATGGTGTCAATGTAAGTGAATCACCATTGTTCCAAATGCCATCAACGGGTAGAACTGTTGTAGTAGAATATTCATCGCCGAATACCAATAAGCCGCTCCATTTAGGTCATTTAAGAAATAATTTCCTTGGTAACTCTGTCTCGCGGATACTAAAAGCGGCAGGAAATGAGGTTCAGAAAGTACAGATTATAAATGATCGGGGTATTCACATTTGTAAATCAATGCTTGCATGGCTTCGATTTGGAGAAGGAGAAACACCTGAGTCCTCTGATTTAAAAGGGGATCACCTTGTGGGTAAGTACTATGTTGCTTTCGATAAGGCCTATAAAAAAGAAATTGCTGAACTCGTCGCCGAAGGTATGGCACAAGAGGAAGCCGAAAAACAAGCGCCTATTCTATTAGCAGCACAAGAAATGCTCATGAAGTGGGAGGCAAAAGATCCCGAAGTTTATGCTTTATGGGAGAAAATGAATGGCTGGGTCTACGACGGATTCAATGCTACTTACGACCGCATGGGGGTAGATTTCGATAAGCTCTATT
It encodes the following:
- a CDS encoding DUF819 family protein, which produces MIQNPIYILATLSFLIFASEWLCKYTKLKHLSSSLLVILLGALFANLGLIPSASNASPVYDSIFQYVAPASIFFLLLGVSLTELKKAGMPMLIAFSLGALGTMVGVLVALQLIDYQTVFGTNYPPIAGMMTGTYTGGSANFNAIALEYGMVKEGAVFTGIVVADNIMTTIWMLVTLSLPMVMRKIRNNPEVLSKTSYREETHSDEEKLSPLNLGLLIALALGTMLISDILSDWTTEQGFSIPSILILTTLALVLAQTKFIQKISGAKLLGMYSVYLFLVVVGAFCELTALAAVGVNAIDILVFTGAIVLVHGMIIIVCGLVFKLDWSIVAIASQANIGGSSTALALAKSFKRMDLVLPAILAGALGTGLGTYLGFLVVSLV
- a CDS encoding YfiT family bacillithiol transferase; this encodes MTGNLSYPIGPFVAPKNIDQAQIDSWIQEIAELPAKFSATITGLSNDQLDTPYRPGGWTVRQVIHHLPDSHIGSYCRFHWALTEDNPTIKAYDEKAWANLSYQKEVPIESSLGMLDHIHARWVVLMKKLTDTDLEKTYVHPEDGKVYILREVVGMYAWHGNHHLAHVVNLKKRMDW
- a CDS encoding aldo/keto reductase, with the translated sequence MEQVKLSDKVSISAIVHGMWRLPEWNLSPNQIVEFVEKCIELGIDTFDHADIYGDYMVEEMFGNAMSQSAALNQNIKVVTKCGIKLRSNQKPEHYIQHYDTSYDHIIASVENSLTKLKRDNIDVLLIHRPSPLSNPEEMAEAFAKLRAEGKVLEFGVSNYLPHQFDALQAHMDFPLVTNQVEISVAALQEFENGAISLCQEIGIPPMAWSPLAGGSIFKGETHRFLTIKNVLHKISDQFGVSIDQIMYAWLLKHPSNIIPIVGSGKIERVQSAVNALNIDLTTQQWFELWVASKGENVP
- a CDS encoding arginase, whose product is MRKIRLVEVRSELAAGTRGASMGIDALKIASIKRQSSFFMRFEPVSVKDENQLLFGDPQFPYAKYGDGVYTMLNRVCDTITELRKDALFPIVLAGDHSTAAGTICGIKQADPDKRLGVIWIDAHADFHTPYTTPSGNMHGMPLAMVSALDNEACESNDVEEETEALWERIKQIGGRGPKISPSDVVFIGVRDTEPAEDHLMDQFGIRNFKTDELRSKGVEAIAVEALALLKDCEQIYISFDVDSLDTSISTGTGTPVANGLSKDEAFELNRALIKDKRVCCWEIVEVNPTLDTENRMAENAFDILEATTDSLIKNF
- a CDS encoding DnaJ-like cysteine-rich domain-containing protein; translated protein: MNNFKVHTLNGRRAYYAKLGRRWIVEEGDDTYEFRNIEEMIKTYPDLLEIDSVKMSYERRLAAKREVRPEPPVRHTEVFSKTVTCYYCSGKGNVYEGIMCPNCDGSGSFTVNTKGLG
- a CDS encoding SUMF1/EgtB/PvdO family nonheme iron enzyme; its protein translation is MKKLHFIIGLTLFLGVFIYNDAMGQQDLPSYNCAANTLPINQRICIGISETPAFMYKDFLAWVAEEKGMNSTEFKAAQPDYGTWTNLFPSIDKEKLEERFINSDQFALMPMVGISKAQAILYCEWRTEMFKVELAQMSKRERAAFPKKFEFRLPTANEWSRMRFLVQEKAMMKRLSKIANTNRKAFKFSKNRIMGKSELIKDIYADKDEKLGFYNLFSNVSEMTSTDGEAMGGSWFKKDEGKNFKMLTSYTGAQSWLGFRIIFEIIE
- a CDS encoding VOC family protein, with amino-acid sequence MDKNKEAIYGTIGWIDLTVPGAENVKDFYAAVTGWKPEPVSMGDYNDYNMTANGEPKAGVCHKTGPNADIPSQWIIYINVPDLEKSVAAVEEKGGKLLTEIKSMGSYGRTCYIEDPAGAVCALFEPA
- the arsC gene encoding arsenate reductase (glutaredoxin) (This arsenate reductase requires both glutathione and glutaredoxin to convert arsenate to arsenite, after which the efflux transporter formed by ArsA and ArsB can extrude the arsenite from the cell, providing resistance.) translates to MSADIQVYHNPRCTKSRQAIQLLEEKGVEFEIIEYLKQLPTVEELKAVIAKLGITPFDLIRKGEAIYKSDFKGKTLSDDDWVQAMIDHPKLIERPIVIKGNKAVIGRPTEAVETLL
- a CDS encoding type III PLP-dependent enzyme domain-containing protein, with protein sequence MKSYFDLIDQTFGFPTEEFKVNGKYLEFHGISLKDIIKEHGTPLKISYLPKIAENINNAKKWFADAMAKHQYKGDYTYCYCTKSSHFEFVLDEVLDNDCQIETSSAFDLQIVKSLHAKGKVDKDLMIICNGFKRPLYIQYLVELVNSGFTNCIPILDNLNELEEYKSRIDKDFQIGIRVAADEEPNFEFYTSRLGIRYSDINKLYKEEIEGTHAKLKMLHFFINTGIKDSAYYWSELSRFMYKYCELKKICPELDTIDIGGGFPIKTSMTFEYDYPYMVDQIIQNIKWICNKNNVDMPNIITEFGSFTVGESGAIIYSVLDQKLQNDKELWYMVDGSFITSLPDSWGTNQKFILLAINKWDHPFQKINMGGLTCDSMDYYNSEAHSSELFMPLIEEDENLYVGFFHTGAYQESLGGYGGIQHCLIPAPKHVLIDKNEKGELETRVFAEEQTHENMLNILGY